From Cydia fagiglandana chromosome 6, ilCydFagi1.1, whole genome shotgun sequence, the proteins below share one genomic window:
- the LOC134664925 gene encoding cysteine synthase-like codes for MAPSRDSEIKSSALELIGNTPIVALDRLHPGPGRILAKCEFMNPGGSIKCRSALYMIQNARKNGDLKPGSPVVEVTSGNQGTGLAVVCSVLGHPLTLTMSKGNSVQRAIHMEALGAKCVRVPQVEGSYGKVTLADVEAAEKEGLRLVEETGAFLVNQFHNDANVSSHYDSTGPEIWRQTGGHVDAFVATVGTAGTFTGVSKFLREKNPEVVTYVVEPEGAEPIAGKTITKPCHLLQGSGYGAVPGLFKFEYMDGTMSVSDEEATHYKKLLGEKEGLYVGYTSGANVAAAVKLLNSGKLPKDAWVVTMLNDTGLKYTPVPEELTK; via the coding sequence ATGGCTCCTTCTAGAGACAGCGAGATCAAATCTTCAGCTTTGGAACTGATCGGGAACACACCTATAGTCGCATTGGATCGTCTACATCCCGGCCCTGGACGTATCTTAGCGAAATGTGAATTTATGAACCCTGGGGGTTCTATCAAATGCCGATCCGCGTTGTACATGATACAGAATGCTAGGAAGAATGGTGATTTGAAGCCTGGGAGCCCAGTTGTTGAAGTGACATCAGGGAATCAAGGAACTGGTCTAGCTGTTGTATGTTCAGTGCTTGGACATCCTCTGACTCTGACTATGTCTAAAGGGAACAGCGTGCAAAGAGCTATACATATGGAGGCGCTTGGTGCGAAATGCGTTCGAGTTCCTCAAGTTGAAGGTAGTTACGGAAAAGTGACTTTAGCCGATGTGGAAGCGGCTGAGAAAGAAGGGTTAAGGTTAGTTGAAGAAACCGGAGCATTCCTCGTTAATCAGTTTCATAATGATGCCAATGTTAGTTCGCATTACGACTCAACAGGCCCTGAGATTTGGAGGCAGACTGGAGGGCATGTAGACGCTTTCGTAGCCACCGTTGGAACGGCCGGAACTTTCACGGGTGTTTCTAAGTTTCTGAGGGAGAAGAATCCAGAAGTAGTGACTTATGTTGTGGAGCCAGAAGGTGCTGAGCCGATAGCCGGCAAGACTATCACGAAGCCGTGTCATCTGTTACAAGGATCAGGGTATGGGGCTGTTCCTGGGTTATTCAAGTTTGAGTACATGGATGGCACTATGAGTGTGTCTGATGAGGAGGCTACGCATTATAAGAAGCTGCTTGGAGAGAAGGAAGGGTTATACGTCGGTTACACTAGTGGGGCGAACGTGGCCGCCGCGGTGAAGCTTCTCAACTCGGGGAAATTGCCGAAGGATGCGTGGGTGGTGACCATGCTGAATGACACGGGGTTGAAATACACTCCTGTTCCGGAGGAGTTGACAAAGTGA